One segment of Paenibacillus pabuli DNA contains the following:
- a CDS encoding DUF7601 domain-containing protein, with amino-acid sequence MKRKRNMGKAILSCFLAMMLVLQTVAFSVTAYADSEPTNSGAVANSETGLKGTDEPVPVTDAVYDVPNDSIMLVAAPTDKTVVFMDANSTFPLKVTQGTDIAPGGTIQGRQAFTLKSEGLKVPVKGDYANTPDENDTTKYIQQGDSIELRRDAYFNEVVLPTATKPLMATTDMGLKQLGTAFFTPDSIKIVFDGDDWFFNGVGRGVTFGFETTANSDIAGMNYGDTKPITIFGGAYELVNPDVTEAYSITLSSPGMIRWDQYSYRGIQPAQLVEGAITWESTVSAFDQFDKTVQLPLDGKIFYTNPATYNTGFGNVSGIYMEGSFKVNGQNVTPVIGADGSLTYLFPEGTGLDPKVEFKTWIPKEAYYYEHRNAPSNLGRSHRDMHGKVELRQDNTMLVQASQEISFAPDWIQASASYDHSNETITWKVTVNQYNKKGLKDFTITNVLPAGLDFISAEWQTWEDNTASEVQPITPDANSMYSFGNINGKVELVIQSKVTSGSSFRIDPRANWNMDTPGGIQNNDVMTGTRPNAVTDEAVVNIGAHTFTKTGAVSTEDYSLGGITWTVNLAPQYNLPDAVVYDVLVHGGDLNVLDNAVDATGEVSSETIAKIKANVNTAQLWKQYHEGTLKSANGLTLKVIPLTVNGEIVADLIKVTGYTDKAASFSFRTLETNPEVLFRQNIEADKIIRNRALLFDGDTVKAAENAANLHLRMLNKDMLFASKPLKADGTLENVSPNNISSYIRNDNNEAWTISAYDRTTKTVTFRLGVNMPGYNTEEMAKDGGNRVISNIKLVDTLPEGWEFVPFSDGEDFELWKGFSDNGSGTEYGARNDARTRIEPGTSAHVVSFSHQGNEGTFTFSKLESPYVILVKARPSNAALQKYLDEYTTSGIDKQVLYNKADLHMTWGGVEKVLTEQRKVIVPVQTLGKSVTKPVPGVLEWTVNYTPPFNMTQGVYLQDTIGAGMDLRYEENGELVLTAPSMAVYRAKLSASGALEREGEALDLSNPNSEVQVEAVPGEGGTTVLTFKMDDPNQFYQFVYQTEVDPSKAKAGDKMGNEVKLMGDDKLKTVSARSESTLDNSDVAGSSSSNALLPLRKVDPDNNPLKGVEFTLYKKEGGTQVAKGTTDSGGKLNLLFPDPGYYELKETYIDTTTWLPTTKIYQVYVGNTPGKPIWVDGVKVTSDNPLVVPTPAQGKLTITNKVEGNGSDSSKDFEYTVTFEGKGKDGEYTYTKSDNTVGTIKSGDKINLKHGESVTLSALPADLVYTVNEADYTTVDGYITTPETRELSGIIVNKGDHKADFVNERTVNKLTVSNTVMGNGGDKTKEFEYTVIFEGTGKDGSYSYLKSDGSTGTIKSLDIFKLKHGETLDMLDLPKGLKYTVTQKEYTADDYMTNPEEREHTGIMEGQDELAPFTNIRVLKGGLLISNTVKGKDDDKKKLFKYTLNFTGEGENEAYTYEKSDGSSGTIKNGETFELTDGQTLIVQGLPTYLEYKVTQDDYTEDGYVTNPESFDHTGTIPEKKLAEAHFINTRPYLEGVLRNNNTGEVIPNAPITITDLKTSKEIQTETNDKGEYAIPATANTDYTITYTKWYQVGGKDVPVEFTQKANVDGSVTDETIPADITAVGIVLFKQLDGTTELFSESLTSQMYIYLKDMDGKYVEENGHPKAFPMASNGTFSVEGLSEQKYTMEVRYKAETGEELLFKVTQLNVKANGELNISEALVDPYGTVYDETTGDANTGRKIEGAKVTLYYADTQRNRDNGRIPGTKVTLPPVPNFPPHDNESPEQMSDANGFYAYMVFPEADYYLIVTKDGYEAHRSGTISVDFDIVKYDVPMKPIRSGGGSGGNAGNGNSGTGNSGNSGTDNGSNENNNGSGETDNSGSETGNGSNETDNGGSETDNGGSETDNGSSETNNGGSETDNGSSETDNGSNETDNGSNETDNGSNETDNSNIGADNSSNETGNGSNEADNNSNENSNVGDELDDAPKTGDNSVSPMWYMALALMSLVTIGLCLLGNKKKTHM; translated from the coding sequence TTGAAACGAAAACGCAACATGGGTAAAGCAATACTCTCTTGCTTCTTGGCAATGATGCTTGTTTTGCAGACGGTGGCGTTCTCTGTTACTGCATATGCCGATAGCGAACCAACCAATTCTGGGGCAGTAGCCAATAGCGAAACCGGGTTGAAAGGAACAGACGAACCGGTGCCAGTGACAGACGCCGTGTACGATGTGCCGAACGATTCCATCATGCTGGTGGCAGCTCCGACGGACAAAACAGTTGTGTTCATGGATGCTAATTCAACGTTTCCGCTGAAGGTGACGCAGGGAACGGACATAGCTCCAGGCGGTACGATCCAGGGACGACAGGCGTTTACTCTTAAATCAGAGGGCCTCAAGGTTCCGGTTAAGGGAGATTATGCAAACACACCGGACGAGAATGATACAACCAAGTACATTCAGCAGGGTGATTCAATCGAGTTAAGACGGGATGCCTACTTCAACGAAGTGGTACTGCCGACAGCTACTAAGCCGTTAATGGCAACAACCGATATGGGTTTGAAGCAACTCGGTACCGCTTTTTTCACCCCCGATAGCATCAAAATTGTATTTGATGGTGACGATTGGTTTTTTAACGGTGTCGGAAGAGGGGTTACCTTTGGCTTCGAAACCACTGCCAATTCGGATATCGCAGGCATGAATTACGGTGATACGAAGCCTATCACGATTTTCGGGGGAGCGTATGAGTTAGTCAACCCGGATGTGACGGAAGCGTACAGCATCACTTTAAGCTCGCCTGGAATGATTAGATGGGACCAGTATAGTTACCGGGGAATTCAACCAGCCCAATTGGTAGAGGGTGCAATTACCTGGGAATCAACCGTGTCTGCATTCGATCAGTTTGATAAAACAGTCCAATTACCGTTGGACGGGAAGATATTTTATACGAATCCCGCCACATATAATACGGGCTTTGGTAACGTGTCCGGTATCTATATGGAAGGTTCGTTCAAAGTCAATGGCCAGAACGTAACTCCAGTCATTGGGGCCGACGGCTCGCTAACTTACCTATTTCCGGAGGGAACAGGTTTGGATCCAAAGGTTGAATTTAAAACATGGATACCCAAAGAAGCTTATTATTACGAGCATCGCAATGCACCAAGTAATCTTGGTCGCAGCCACCGGGATATGCATGGCAAAGTGGAACTGAGACAGGACAATACGATGCTGGTGCAGGCAAGTCAGGAGATTTCTTTTGCCCCTGACTGGATTCAAGCCAGTGCTTCCTATGACCATTCGAATGAAACCATTACATGGAAGGTCACGGTTAACCAATATAACAAAAAAGGGTTAAAGGACTTTACGATCACCAATGTATTGCCTGCAGGGCTGGATTTTATATCAGCTGAATGGCAGACGTGGGAGGATAACACTGCATCTGAGGTACAGCCCATTACACCGGATGCGAACAGCATGTATTCCTTTGGGAATATCAACGGCAAAGTCGAATTAGTGATTCAGAGCAAAGTCACAAGCGGCTCCAGCTTCAGAATCGATCCTCGTGCCAACTGGAATATGGATACACCGGGTGGCATACAGAACAACGATGTCATGACGGGTACAAGGCCTAATGCCGTGACGGATGAGGCAGTGGTCAACATCGGGGCACATACGTTTACCAAAACAGGCGCCGTTTCAACCGAGGATTATAGCCTGGGCGGCATTACCTGGACCGTGAATCTGGCACCGCAGTATAATCTGCCAGATGCCGTAGTTTACGATGTGCTGGTACATGGCGGAGATTTGAACGTCTTGGACAACGCAGTGGATGCAACTGGTGAGGTGAGCTCGGAAACGATTGCGAAAATCAAGGCAAATGTTAATACAGCTCAACTTTGGAAGCAATATCACGAAGGTACCCTTAAGAGCGCAAACGGCTTAACTCTGAAGGTTATTCCTTTGACAGTGAACGGTGAAATTGTGGCGGATTTGATCAAGGTGACCGGATATACGGATAAGGCTGCATCCTTCAGCTTCCGTACACTGGAGACTAACCCGGAAGTTCTCTTCAGACAGAATATTGAAGCCGATAAAATTATTCGGAATCGGGCCTTGCTGTTTGATGGAGATACCGTAAAAGCGGCAGAAAACGCTGCTAATCTTCATCTGCGCATGCTGAACAAGGATATGCTGTTTGCATCGAAGCCATTGAAGGCAGATGGCACACTTGAAAATGTAAGCCCGAATAACATTAGCAGTTACATTCGAAACGATAACAATGAAGCATGGACCATTTCCGCCTATGACAGGACAACCAAGACGGTCACATTCCGTTTAGGGGTAAACATGCCTGGATATAACACAGAAGAAATGGCTAAGGATGGCGGTAATCGGGTCATTAGCAATATCAAGCTGGTGGACACACTGCCTGAAGGATGGGAATTTGTTCCGTTTTCTGATGGTGAGGACTTTGAGCTGTGGAAAGGATTTTCCGACAATGGATCAGGTACAGAATATGGTGCCCGCAATGATGCCAGAACACGTATTGAACCAGGGACAAGTGCTCATGTCGTCAGTTTCTCCCATCAAGGAAACGAGGGAACGTTCACTTTCTCGAAGTTAGAGAGTCCATATGTCATTCTGGTAAAAGCAAGACCTTCCAACGCTGCTCTGCAGAAGTATCTGGACGAATACACCACCAGCGGCATCGACAAGCAGGTGCTGTATAACAAAGCCGATCTCCATATGACATGGGGTGGTGTGGAGAAGGTTCTCACTGAACAGCGCAAAGTGATTGTACCGGTTCAGACCCTTGGCAAGTCAGTAACGAAGCCAGTTCCAGGCGTACTCGAATGGACAGTAAACTATACCCCTCCATTCAACATGACACAGGGTGTATATTTGCAGGATACCATAGGTGCAGGTATGGATCTGCGTTATGAAGAAAATGGAGAGCTTGTGCTAACAGCACCTAGTATGGCCGTCTATCGGGCGAAGCTGTCTGCCAGCGGTGCTCTGGAACGAGAGGGAGAAGCGCTGGATCTCAGCAACCCGAATAGTGAAGTTCAGGTAGAAGCTGTCCCAGGCGAGGGCGGCACAACGGTGCTAACATTTAAAATGGATGACCCTAATCAGTTCTACCAGTTTGTCTACCAAACAGAGGTTGACCCTTCCAAAGCAAAAGCTGGAGACAAAATGGGCAACGAAGTAAAGCTGATGGGCGATGATAAGCTGAAAACAGTCAGTGCCAGAAGTGAAAGTACGCTGGACAACTCTGACGTTGCCGGAAGTTCAAGCTCCAATGCCCTTCTGCCTCTGAGGAAGGTGGATCCCGACAACAATCCGCTAAAAGGTGTAGAGTTTACACTTTATAAGAAAGAGGGCGGAACCCAAGTTGCCAAAGGAACAACCGACAGCGGCGGGAAACTGAATCTGTTATTCCCAGATCCAGGATACTATGAGCTGAAGGAAACGTATATCGACACAACAACATGGTTGCCGACTACAAAAATTTATCAGGTGTATGTAGGCAATACGCCAGGAAAGCCCATCTGGGTAGATGGCGTGAAAGTAACCTCGGATAATCCGCTGGTTGTTCCTACACCAGCACAAGGAAAGCTAACCATTACTAATAAGGTGGAAGGAAACGGCAGTGATTCTTCCAAGGATTTTGAATATACCGTGACTTTCGAGGGCAAAGGTAAGGACGGAGAGTATACTTATACAAAGTCCGATAATACGGTTGGCACGATCAAGAGCGGAGACAAGATTAACCTGAAGCACGGGGAGTCTGTAACGCTCTCGGCATTACCTGCGGATCTGGTTTACACGGTAAATGAGGCCGATTATACCACTGTAGACGGTTATATTACTACGCCGGAGACAAGAGAGTTGTCTGGCATTATCGTGAATAAAGGTGATCACAAGGCAGACTTCGTTAATGAACGAACCGTGAACAAACTGACGGTCAGCAATACCGTCATGGGGAACGGTGGCGACAAGACGAAGGAGTTCGAGTACACAGTCATTTTTGAGGGTACCGGCAAGGATGGAAGCTACTCCTACTTGAAATCGGACGGCAGCACAGGAACGATCAAGTCCCTTGATATCTTCAAGCTTAAGCATGGAGAGACACTGGATATGTTGGATCTGCCTAAGGGTCTGAAGTATACGGTTACCCAGAAGGAATACACAGCCGATGACTACATGACCAATCCGGAGGAACGGGAACATACTGGAATCATGGAAGGCCAAGATGAACTAGCCCCGTTCACCAACATTCGGGTGCTGAAGGGCGGCCTGCTCATCAGTAATACAGTTAAAGGCAAAGACGATGACAAAAAGAAACTGTTCAAGTACACCCTTAATTTCACAGGAGAGGGCGAGAACGAAGCTTACACCTATGAAAAATCAGACGGAAGCAGCGGCACAATCAAGAATGGAGAGACCTTTGAGCTTACAGACGGTCAGACACTTATTGTGCAAGGACTTCCAACGTATCTCGAGTATAAGGTGACCCAGGATGATTACACGGAAGATGGTTATGTAACGAATCCTGAAAGTTTCGACCACACAGGCACTATTCCAGAGAAAAAACTGGCCGAAGCGCATTTCATCAATACTCGCCCATATCTGGAAGGCGTTCTGCGTAACAACAACACAGGAGAAGTTATTCCAAATGCACCTATTACAATAACGGACCTGAAGACCAGCAAGGAGATTCAAACGGAAACGAATGACAAGGGTGAATATGCGATTCCGGCCACAGCAAATACGGACTACACAATCACATATACCAAGTGGTATCAGGTAGGCGGAAAAGATGTTCCTGTCGAGTTCACACAAAAAGCCAATGTAGACGGCAGCGTGACGGATGAGACCATTCCAGCTGACATTACAGCTGTAGGGATCGTTCTATTCAAGCAGCTGGATGGAACAACAGAGCTATTCAGTGAGTCATTAACCAGTCAGATGTACATTTATTTGAAGGATATGGACGGCAAGTATGTTGAGGAGAACGGTCATCCGAAGGCGTTTCCTATGGCTTCAAACGGTACCTTCTCTGTGGAGGGCCTGAGCGAGCAGAAGTATACAATGGAAGTTCGCTATAAGGCTGAGACGGGGGAGGAACTGCTCTTCAAAGTAACACAGCTGAACGTGAAAGCGAACGGGGAGCTGAATATATCCGAGGCATTGGTCGATCCTTACGGTACGGTTTATGACGAAACGACAGGAGATGCCAACACAGGCAGGAAAATTGAAGGAGCCAAAGTTACACTCTACTATGCTGATACGCAGCGTAATCGAGATAACGGCCGCATTCCGGGTACGAAAGTTACACTTCCTCCGGTTCCTAATTTTCCGCCTCATGACAACGAGAGCCCAGAGCAGATGAGTGATGCCAACGGCTTCTACGCGTACATGGTGTTCCCTGAAGCAGATTATTATCTGATCGTAACCAAGGATGGATATGAAGCGCACAGAAGCGGTACCATTTCTGTTGATTTTGACATTGTAAAATACGATGTCCCAATGAAACCGATCCGTTCCGGTGGCGGCAGCGGTGGTAATGCTGGGAATGGGAACAGTGGAACGGGCAACAGCGGTAACAGCGGCACAGACAATGGCAGTAACGAAAACAATAATGGTAGCGGTGAAACCGATAATAGTGGCAGTGAAACTGGCAACGGTAGCAACGAGACCGACAACGGTGGCAGTGAAACCGATAATGGTGGCAGTGAGACCGACAACGGTAGCAGCGAGACCAACAACGGTGGCAGTGAGACCGACAACGGTAGCAGCGAGACCGATAACGGTAGCAACGAGACCGATAACGGTAGCAACGAGACCGATAACGGTAGCAACGAGACCGATAACAGCAACATCGGAGCCGACAACAGCAGCAACGAAACGGGCAACGGCAGCAACGAAGCTGATAACAACAGCAACGAAAACAGCAATGTTGGTGACGAGCTGGACGATGCTCCAAAAACCGGAGACAACAGTGTTTCGCCAATGTGGTATATGGCTTTGGCGCTGATGTCTTTGGTGACAATCGGACTCTGTCTACTCGGTAATAAGAAGAAAACGCACATGTAG
- a CDS encoding bifunctional metallophosphatase/5'-nucleotidase: MSWKKVLGKSTIRVATTALLLSQLFGAVGPVSAAGTDVEVHLIGINDLHGQLDTTSMVGDKKAGTAPILATYLKEAQAKHEHSLLFHNGDSVGASAPVSSLDRDEPTMEWMNMMGFDVGSLGNHEFDQGIAALKAQIFGGLDPKEGKVTHAGAKFDYVNANVVETATGKTLIKPYVIKEVGGVKIGFIGLVTKATPAKVSPSGTAGVRFLSAEEEVEAVNKYAKELQDQDVETIIVLAHDPATTKEGVTTGEAADLAKALPADSPVDVIVAGDNHALANGEVNGKLIVQAYSYGTAFEDIKLMIDPTTGDVTEKSATVTTTFQEGVKEDPESLAIIKKSLDKHPELTKPVGTTDGSVTRTDAYNNEAPLGNLIADAMRQADFGDNASDADFAFMNPGGIRADLPEGDVTFADLAKIQPFGNTLVKLELTGEQIQTLLEQQWGTNADGTPNTKTLQISGLKYTADFNKPVAERVTSLSLEDGTPIDPAKTYTAVVNNFMAAGGDNYKVLVDAKSSLAGPIDLDVFYQYIVDAYKGGTIQAKTEGRITNVAAPAEQPETPVATEFISRAEFVTALVDMLKLNEVATAPAFKDVAADAAYADAIAAATHAGFIQGYGGNFNPDRDITREEAATILAKLLKNQASDKDAAAIIAGFEDGKTVSVYAVKSLAQLIEQGIFGAAENNELQPKQGLSTNDAKALIEKAVAAKAS; this comes from the coding sequence ATGTCATGGAAAAAAGTTCTGGGGAAAAGCACCATTCGTGTGGCTACGACTGCACTATTACTTTCTCAACTATTCGGCGCGGTAGGTCCTGTCTCTGCTGCAGGCACAGATGTAGAAGTACACTTGATCGGAATCAATGACCTGCACGGTCAGCTGGATACCACATCAATGGTTGGTGATAAAAAGGCAGGAACGGCTCCAATTCTAGCTACATATCTAAAAGAAGCTCAAGCCAAACATGAACACTCCCTACTCTTCCATAATGGAGATTCTGTTGGTGCATCTGCTCCCGTTTCTTCGTTGGATCGGGATGAGCCTACGATGGAATGGATGAATATGATGGGCTTCGATGTGGGTTCACTCGGCAACCATGAATTCGACCAAGGGATCGCTGCATTAAAAGCACAAATCTTTGGCGGACTTGATCCAAAAGAAGGAAAAGTGACTCACGCCGGGGCAAAATTTGATTATGTGAATGCAAATGTCGTTGAAACTGCCACTGGCAAAACATTGATTAAGCCATATGTAATTAAAGAAGTGGGCGGCGTCAAAATCGGATTTATCGGATTGGTGACGAAAGCTACACCTGCTAAAGTATCCCCATCGGGTACAGCAGGCGTGCGTTTCTTAAGCGCTGAAGAAGAAGTGGAAGCCGTTAATAAATATGCAAAAGAATTGCAAGATCAAGATGTTGAAACGATCATCGTTCTGGCGCATGATCCAGCAACAACCAAAGAAGGCGTAACCACTGGAGAAGCAGCTGATTTAGCAAAAGCTCTGCCAGCAGATTCGCCTGTTGACGTTATCGTAGCAGGTGACAATCACGCTTTGGCTAATGGTGAAGTAAATGGGAAATTGATCGTTCAAGCGTATTCTTATGGTACGGCATTTGAAGACATCAAGTTGATGATTGACCCTACGACTGGGGATGTAACCGAAAAATCAGCTACAGTGACAACGACTTTCCAAGAGGGTGTAAAAGAAGATCCTGAATCTTTGGCTATTATTAAAAAATCATTGGACAAGCATCCTGAGCTAACCAAGCCAGTAGGTACAACAGATGGTTCTGTCACTCGCACAGATGCTTACAATAACGAAGCACCTCTCGGAAACCTCATTGCGGATGCTATGCGTCAAGCAGACTTTGGTGATAACGCAAGCGATGCTGACTTTGCATTTATGAACCCAGGTGGTATTCGTGCAGATCTGCCAGAAGGCGATGTGACCTTTGCTGATCTTGCTAAAATCCAGCCGTTTGGCAATACTCTAGTGAAACTTGAGCTGACGGGTGAACAAATCCAAACCTTGTTGGAACAACAATGGGGAACCAATGCAGATGGTACACCAAACACCAAAACACTACAAATCTCTGGTTTGAAATATACGGCAGATTTCAATAAGCCAGTTGCAGAACGTGTAACGAGTCTTAGTCTGGAAGATGGCACACCTATTGACCCTGCAAAAACGTATACAGCTGTAGTTAACAACTTTATGGCAGCTGGTGGAGATAACTATAAAGTGCTGGTGGATGCTAAGTCATCCCTAGCAGGTCCTATCGATCTGGATGTATTCTACCAGTACATTGTAGATGCGTATAAAGGCGGCACGATTCAAGCTAAAACAGAAGGACGTATTACGAACGTAGCTGCCCCTGCAGAGCAACCAGAAACACCGGTAGCAACAGAATTCATTTCCCGTGCTGAATTTGTAACTGCTCTAGTAGACATGTTGAAACTAAATGAAGTTGCTACAGCACCTGCATTCAAGGATGTGGCTGCTGACGCGGCATATGCAGACGCAATCGCTGCAGCTACTCACGCTGGATTCATTCAAGGCTACGGTGGCAACTTCAACCCTGACCGTGATATCACTCGTGAAGAAGCAGCTACCATTCTTGCTAAATTGTTGAAAAATCAAGCTTCGGATAAAGATGCTGCTGCGATTATTGCTGGTTTTGAAGATGGCAAAACCGTATCTGTCTATGCAGTTAAATCCTTGGCACAATTGATTGAGCAAGGTATTTTTGGAGCGGCAGAGAACAACGAACTTCAACCTAAACAAGGTCTTTCCACTAACGATGCCAAAGCTCTAATTGAAAAAGCTGTTGCAGCAAAAGCTTCGTAA
- a CDS encoding polysaccharide deacetylase family protein, translating into METYITQVIELLSLGKTPDGVYQITVVVTQEDRQATYEIDIDEFTYIELEMLKPLNGDRIRLSPYSKWDPYRNTFYSSVIRTTDVSRDVQYFGCSEAYTHEIKRIRNLPPVPAEDRRQEDIVEEPAPQQIQLLRQFSEHMPKIFVLFLVTAGLLVVLSITSKGNDDSAHTFSGSIGVAQAEEKTYASKAPTVPVLINDLNKSGISDEDARTGHLVVSQVSNQPKTTQASLEVIDIDKEESFFGLPKGYVALTFDDGPSTLTKQFVDILTEQKVAATFLFVGQKVERNRDAVIYASEHGMAIGNHSWDHSLLPKATPQDQSESLSKTNSVIESLTHNTVTLFRPPYGAINNELVSEVKKMNMKTLLWNRDPEDWNAKKPEDIIRYFHQVEAAGGVYVLHENKNTLKALPAILKHLKEQNLEFVIFK; encoded by the coding sequence ATGGAGACATACATTACGCAGGTAATAGAGCTGTTATCGCTTGGGAAGACCCCGGATGGTGTATATCAAATCACAGTCGTCGTGACCCAAGAGGATAGGCAAGCTACATACGAAATTGATATTGATGAGTTTACATATATTGAGCTTGAAATGTTAAAGCCATTGAATGGCGACAGGATCCGACTCTCTCCCTACTCCAAGTGGGATCCTTATCGAAATACCTTTTATAGTTCCGTAATCAGAACCACTGATGTTTCCCGGGATGTGCAGTATTTTGGATGCAGCGAAGCGTACACACATGAAATAAAGCGGATCAGGAACCTTCCGCCCGTCCCGGCAGAAGATAGAAGGCAGGAGGACATAGTAGAGGAACCTGCTCCGCAGCAGATACAACTCCTGCGGCAATTCTCTGAACACATGCCTAAAATATTCGTTCTGTTCCTGGTAACTGCCGGCTTGTTGGTTGTTCTATCTATCACTTCGAAGGGGAACGACGATTCTGCACATACATTTAGCGGATCGATCGGGGTGGCGCAGGCAGAGGAAAAAACGTATGCTTCGAAGGCACCGACGGTTCCTGTACTAATAAACGATTTAAACAAGTCGGGAATCTCAGATGAGGATGCAAGAACAGGCCACTTGGTCGTATCGCAAGTATCGAATCAGCCTAAGACCACTCAAGCATCCTTAGAAGTCATCGACATTGATAAAGAGGAGTCTTTCTTTGGTCTGCCCAAGGGATATGTGGCTTTAACTTTTGATGATGGTCCTTCCACGCTTACGAAGCAGTTTGTGGACATTCTGACAGAACAGAAGGTAGCGGCAACATTCCTATTCGTAGGGCAGAAGGTGGAACGCAATCGAGATGCCGTGATCTATGCGAGTGAACATGGAATGGCGATCGGAAATCATTCCTGGGATCACAGTTTGCTTCCAAAAGCTACCCCTCAGGATCAGAGCGAAAGCTTATCGAAGACAAACAGCGTTATAGAATCACTGACGCATAATACAGTTACGTTGTTTCGACCACCATACGGTGCGATTAACAACGAACTTGTCTCCGAGGTCAAAAAGATGAATATGAAGACTCTCCTATGGAATCGGGATCCAGAGGACTGGAATGCGAAGAAGCCAGAAGACATTATTCGATACTTTCATCAGGTAGAAGCTGCTGGGGGCGTATATGTGCTGCACGAGAACAAGAACACATTAAAGGCACTTCCAGCTATTCTTAAACATTTAAAAGAACAGAACTTAGAATTCGTCATTTTCAAATAA
- a CDS encoding YndJ family transporter: protein MNSSLKQRMKSLLAPAFPGGIISILIFYLDYFQFELVEKFLLFAAFVIVPLVILLLNHDVRNKHQRMIYAAMKWLQFPAALLTLASVMSSKMWGLESTAIPGILSLGWLLFTLLLGIYGLSTIVFSRGKAAEIAIGAGLVYFFIGGIWFTLYQYQFDLFEANVATHALSSVHFHFSSAIVPIFIGALGRIMTKKSWYPWVVAIDIIGPILIAFGMIFSKPIEYIGVTLFACNIVVYTAYLLAYLRKNALDIKAAFFLGLSCLAFYTVVVISIFYPLLKNMYSLTILDFIPIYGSLYAFGFVLCGLIGWVYMVDFIKKKRIVKETR, encoded by the coding sequence ATGAATAGTTCCTTGAAGCAACGAATGAAATCATTATTAGCACCCGCGTTTCCCGGTGGAATCATAAGCATTCTGATATTTTATCTTGATTACTTTCAATTCGAACTTGTTGAAAAATTTCTATTGTTTGCGGCTTTCGTCATTGTACCTCTTGTAATCTTACTTTTGAACCATGACGTAAGAAATAAACATCAACGAATGATTTATGCTGCTATGAAATGGCTTCAATTTCCCGCTGCACTTCTTACCTTGGCCTCGGTAATGAGTAGTAAGATGTGGGGGTTAGAAAGTACGGCAATCCCAGGGATACTGTCCCTTGGGTGGCTATTGTTCACACTGCTGCTTGGCATCTATGGCTTGAGCACTATTGTGTTCTCTAGAGGAAAAGCAGCGGAGATAGCGATTGGCGCCGGGCTCGTTTATTTTTTTATAGGGGGCATTTGGTTTACCTTATATCAATATCAATTCGACCTCTTTGAGGCTAATGTGGCAACACACGCGTTAAGCTCGGTCCATTTTCATTTTTCATCTGCGATCGTTCCGATTTTTATTGGTGCACTGGGACGGATCATGACGAAAAAAAGCTGGTATCCATGGGTTGTTGCCATCGATATCATCGGACCCATATTGATTGCTTTCGGAATGATTTTCTCCAAGCCGATCGAGTACATTGGTGTCACTTTGTTCGCATGTAATATTGTGGTTTATACCGCTTATCTCCTTGCTTACTTGAGAAAAAACGCTTTGGATATTAAGGCAGCCTTCTTCTTAGGCCTTTCTTGCCTAGCCTTTTACACGGTTGTTGTCATTTCCATCTTCTATCCGTTACTAAAAAATATGTACTCCTTAACCATACTCGATTTTATTCCCATTTATGGATCTCTGTATGCGTTTGGATTTGTCTTATGTGGACTGATTGGTTGGGTGTATATGGTAGACTTCATTAAGAAAAAAAGGATTGTCAAGGAGACTAGATAG
- a CDS encoding HEAT repeat domain-containing protein, with translation MTNNHDIGAVNELPENFEELKRAANRSASWRDRLNAVNELGNWDTVPTIQLLHYVLKNDQVFQVREAAYHKLKQLDEDVQMPAKNKGDLFKGLHKILLRIKKSLPEGHTFEQFKEKLQKTRLDIYDTYEGDKDAEFDSWLHGIWETLGRK, from the coding sequence TTGACGAACAACCATGATATTGGAGCAGTTAACGAACTACCGGAAAACTTTGAGGAGCTCAAACGAGCGGCTAATCGGTCGGCAAGCTGGAGAGACAGACTGAATGCGGTGAACGAATTGGGAAACTGGGATACCGTCCCTACCATACAGTTGCTACATTATGTTTTGAAAAATGATCAAGTGTTTCAAGTGCGCGAAGCCGCATATCACAAGCTCAAGCAGTTGGATGAAGATGTACAGATGCCTGCCAAAAACAAAGGCGATCTGTTTAAAGGTCTTCACAAAATTTTGCTACGGATTAAAAAAAGCCTTCCTGAAGGTCACACATTCGAGCAATTTAAGGAAAAACTGCAAAAGACACGTCTGGATATCTATGATACTTACGAGGGCGACAAAGATGCTGAGTTCGACTCCTGGCTCCATGGAATTTGGGAGACACTAGGTAGAAAATAG